Within Methanobacterium bryantii, the genomic segment ATTAATGAAAGATTTTAATATAACACTAAATAGTGTCAGTGATGAAAAGTGTATTTCTAAGATCTAAAGTGTGTGTGCAACAATGAAATTACGAGAGAAAACACTGGTACTCCTTGGAATAACAATAATATGTTCAATTATTGTTATATACATGGCTTCAAATGTTGTTTTAATGGGGGGATTTCAAACACTTGAAGAACAGAACACACTCCAGAATATCCAGCTAGCTACAAATATGCTTTCAGGCGAAATTTCTGATTTAAATAAAACTATTAATGACTGGGCAGTCTGGGATGACACCTATATCTTCATACAGAATCATAATTCAAGATATATACAAAGTAATCTTTTAAATTCTACTTTTACTGGTTTGAAGCTTAATCTGGTTATTTATGTTGATAATTCAGGAAATATTGTCTATGGCAAAGAATTCGATCTTCAAAAAAAGGAAGAAAAACCTGTTTCTGCAAGTATTAAGAAGTATATATCTAAAGATAATATTTTACTGAGCTCGCAAGACGGTGTAAAAGGGATCATCATGCTTCCAGAGGGACCGATGATAATTGTTTCACATCCCATTTTAACTTCAAATGGAGATGGTCCAAGTAGAGGGACATTAATCTTCGGCCGATATTTAAATGATGTTGAAATTCAGCATTTATCTGGTGAAATACAGTCTTCTCTTACATTGGTTAGTTACAACGATTCAAATATGCCTGCGGATTTCCAAACTGCACGTGATTCGATGTCTCAAAGTTCTCCATTTTTTATTAAAGCAATAAATGATAGTTATATTGCTGGTTATGCTCTTATAAATGATATTAATGGAAAACCTGCATTTATTTTAAAAACAGAAAGGCCAAGAGGTTTTTATAAAGAATATCAAAATACATTATCTTATTTTATAGCATCACTATTAATAATATGCTGTCTTCTTGCTGTAATAACTCTAATTTATCTGGATAGGTCTATACTCTCTAAATTATCCAGATTTAGTAGGGATATTTCTATTATAGGTAAAAAAGGTGATCTCTCTACACGTATACTTACTGATGGAGAAGATGAACTTTCATCTTTAGCAGAATCAATTAATGGCATGTTATCCCGAATAGAAACTTCACAGGATCAATTAAAAAAATCAGAACTGGAATTTCGCTCTTTGGTGGAACTAGCTAATAATTCAATTATTTTAACTGATAGCAAGGGTAAAATTATTTTATGGAATAAAAGTGCACAACGTATGTTTAGATACAGTGAAAATGAGATTTTAGGAAAGCCAATTTCAATTTTATTTCCAGATGAATACCATGAATCTTATCAGAAAGTGATGGATAACCCATATAACTCTGCAAACTCTCAAAATATGGGAATAATCTGTGATTCATATGGATTTAAAAAGGATAAAAGCAGGATCATGGTGGAAATTTCACATATTTCATGGAAGATAAAGAAGGAGAAGTTTTACTGTGCAATTATAAGGGATACTACTGATAGTAAACAGGCAGAAAATGAAATTAAAGAATCTTTAAGAGAAAAAGAAGCGCTGTTAATGGAAATTCACCACAGAGTTAAAAATAATATGCAGATAATTTCAAGCTTGTTATCCCTTCAAAGTAGATATATAAAGGATAAAGACGCATTTGAAGTTTTTAAGGAAAGTCAAAATCGTGTTAAATCTATGGCCATGATTCATGAAAGGCTTTATAATTCTAAAGGACTTGCAAAAATTGATTTTGCAGGATATATTAAGAATCTGGTAGATGATCTGTTTGATTCTTATGGAGTTAATCATGATGATGTTAAGATCGACATCAGTGCAGATAAGATTTTTTTAAATGCTGATACTGCAATACCTGTTGGTCTTATAATAAATGAGCTTGTAACTAATTCTTTAAAATACGCGTTTCCAGCTGAAAATAGTGATCATGAAGAGAACAGGATATACATAAAATTTCATAGGAATAATAAAAATATTTTATTAGTTGTGGGGGATACTGGTATAGGGCTTCCAGAAGATGTAGATTTACAACATTCAGAAACACTGGGTTTACGTCTTATACGCTCATTAGTAGACCAGATTAATGGGACAGTTGAACTTCGCGGTAACGGTCAAACAGAATTCCGAATTATTTTCACGCAAATTGAGCAAAATAGTCCAGTAAACAACTAGTATATTAAATTTCAGGAATGATATTTATTCTTAATTTTATGCTTTTTTAAGGCTCTATTAATCTAATTAAGTTATTAAATCATTGTTTTTTAAATAACCAAAAATAAATTATGTCTTTAGATACATAATAAGACTATCTTATTTAAATTATGGAGATGTTATTTGCCTGAGGAGGTAATCTTATAGGTCAAAATAAGAAGGGTAAAGTATTTTTAGTTAAAACTAAAGATAGATACTCAGGAATAAATAATTTAATGGATAATTTTAAAATAGATGAATTTTCAGGGGATAAAGTTGCATTAAAATCTAATTTTAACAGTGCTGATCCGTTTCCAGCTTCAACACACATTGATACACTTCATGCAATAATTAAAAAACTGAATGAATCTAATATCACGGGTTTAACTTTAGCCGAGCGTAGTGGAATGGGTAACACCCGCCAGGTACTTGAGAAAATGGGAGTTTTTGAATTATCAGATAAACTCGGCTTTGAAGTCGTTGTGCTTGATGAAGAAGATAGAGATGAATGGGTGAAGGTTGAAAAAGAAGGAACTCACTGGGTTAAAGGATTTTATATATCAAAACTATTTCTGGA encodes:
- a CDS encoding CHASE4 domain-containing protein produces the protein MKLREKTLVLLGITIICSIIVIYMASNVVLMGGFQTLEEQNTLQNIQLATNMLSGEISDLNKTINDWAVWDDTYIFIQNHNSRYIQSNLLNSTFTGLKLNLVIYVDNSGNIVYGKEFDLQKKEEKPVSASIKKYISKDNILLSSQDGVKGIIMLPEGPMIIVSHPILTSNGDGPSRGTLIFGRYLNDVEIQHLSGEIQSSLTLVSYNDSNMPADFQTARDSMSQSSPFFIKAINDSYIAGYALINDINGKPAFILKTERPRGFYKEYQNTLSYFIASLLIICCLLAVITLIYLDRSILSKLSRFSRDISIIGKKGDLSTRILTDGEDELSSLAESINGMLSRIETSQDQLKKSELEFRSLVELANNSIILTDSKGKIILWNKSAQRMFRYSENEILGKPISILFPDEYHESYQKVMDNPYNSANSQNMGIICDSYGFKKDKSRIMVEISHISWKIKKEKFYCAIIRDTTDSKQAENEIKESLREKEALLMEIHHRVKNNMQIISSLLSLQSRYIKDKDAFEVFKESQNRVKSMAMIHERLYNSKGLAKIDFAGYIKNLVDDLFDSYGVNHDDVKIDISADKIFLNADTAIPVGLIINELVTNSLKYAFPAENSDHEENRIYIKFHRNNKNILLVVGDTGIGLPEDVDLQHSETLGLRLIRSLVDQINGTVELRGNGQTEFRIIFTQIEQNSPVNN